The bacterium genome segment CGATCACGATCAGCCCGTCGGAGATGTTGGGGATGATATGGCGCACGAATATCCGGACATCGGACGCGCCAGAAGCCAGAGCGGCCTTCACATAGTCCCTATGTTTGAGCGACAAGACCTGGCCTCTCACGTACCGGGCGGTGGTCCGCCAGTAACTCAGGGCTATGAACAGCACCGTGTGTCCCGTTCCGGCGCCGAACAGGGCCACGAGCATGATCAGGAGGAAGAGCGGAGGCATCGCCATCAGGAGGTCGACTATCCGCATCAAAGGACCATCGAGCAGGCGGTAGTAGGCCGCGAGGATGCCGACGGTGGTACCTATGAGGATGATCAGTGCCACCGTGGCGAAGGCGACAAGGAGCGACACCCGTGCGCCGTAGATCATCCGGCTGAAGCTGTCTCGGCCGAAGGCGTCGGTCCCCAACAAGAACTCACTGCTCGGGGGCTCCAAGCGCCTCGGCAGGTCCTGGACCACAGGATCGTACGGCGCTGCCAGGGGCGCGAGTATCGCAACGATGATGAGAACGGTGAGAAAGGCCATCGCCACGACCGCGGGACGGTTCCGGCTGTACCGCCATGCGATCCTCCTGAACCGGCTCCCGGAACGTACCTGACCGTGAGTGGCAGCTGCTGGACTGGCCAAGCGCTCGCTAGACATAACGAATCCTCGGATCGATGTACGTGTACAGGATGTCGACGATCAAGCTGAAGATCATCACGAACGCCGCCGTGAAGATGGTCAGGCCCAGGATGACGGGGTAGTCCTGGCGGATCACAGCCTCCCACGCCAGTTGGCCCAACCCCGGCCAGACGAAGATCGTCTCCACCACGATCACGCCCGAGAGCACTCGAGCCATGGACAAGCCGATGACGGTGACCAAGGGGAGAATGGCTATGCGCAGAGCATGATGGATCGTGATCCGACTCGGCGTCAATCCCTTGGCCGCGGCGGTCAGGATGTAGTCCTCCGCCAGGGAATCCAGCATGGACGATCGCACGACCCGGGCATACCAGGGCACCGCTGAGAGCCCTAGGACGGCCACCGGCATAACAAGGTTGAGGGGGGCCGCGAAGAGGCCTTCGCTTCCGGTCCCGAAAGCGGGTAGCCATCCCAGGTGTACGGAGAACGTCAGCATGAGCAACAGTGCGAACCAGAAGTCAGGCATCGACAGACCGAACAGGGTGGCGGTCGTTATCGAATGATCGAGTCTCGAGTTCCGTCTGAGCGCGGAGACCACGCCGGCCGGCACGGCTATCACCACCGAAACGGTCAGCGCGAGCAGCTGCAACTGCAGGGTGGGCCACAGCCGAGAGAGAATCACCTCTGTGACGCTGACCCCGTATGAGAACGTCTGTCCGAAGTCGCCACGTATCGCGGCCCCCAGCCAGGTGAGGTACTGCCTGACCGGAGGTTCGTTCAGCCCGAGCTTCTCGCGAACTGCTTCGGCCTGCTCTTCGGTGTAGTGGTCGGTGAGATAGAAGCTCTCGGGACTGCCGGGCGCCAGGTGCATCATCGTGAAGATGAAGACGCTCAGCAGGACGAGCAACGGGATGATCTGCGCTATGCGATTGACGATGAAGCGGGTCATCGGTGGGCTCCGCTCGCCTGTAGTTCCGGGAAGTGGCAGGCGCTCGGGTGCCCGACACCGAGGGTGTCCACCAGTTCCGGAGAAACCTCTGCACAGGTCGGCTCCGCCTTCCAGCAGCGAGTACGGAATCGGCATCCCGAGGGCGGGTCGGCGGGGTCGGGTATCTCCCCGGTGAGGATGATCCTCTCATCGCGGTCGTCGGCCTTGGTCGGGTCCGCACTCGGTATCGCGCTCAGCAGGGCCTGGGTGTAGGGGTGGGTTGGCTGGCTGAAGACCTGGTCCACGGTGCCATACTCGACGATCCTGCCCAGGTACATCACCGCGATCCAATCGGAAACATGATGCACGACCGCGAGATCGTGGGCGATGAACAGATAGGCCAGCCCCATGGCCTCCTGGAGGTCCCCGAGCAGATTCGTGACCTGGGCCTGAACCGAGACATCCAGAGCACTGACGGGTTCATCAAGCACCAGGAGCCTTGGCTCGAGTGCCAAAGCCCGGG includes the following:
- a CDS encoding ABC transporter permease, which codes for MSSERLASPAAATHGQVRSGSRFRRIAWRYSRNRPAVVAMAFLTVLIIVAILAPLAAPYDPVVQDLPRRLEPPSSEFLLGTDAFGRDSFSRMIYGARVSLLVAFATVALIILIGTTVGILAAYYRLLDGPLMRIVDLLMAMPPLFLLIMLVALFGAGTGHTVLFIALSYWRTTARYVRGQVLSLKHRDYVKAALASGASDVRIFVRHIIPNISDGLIVIATLSISFVILLETALSYLGLGAQPPTPSWGGMLADGRQYLQISWWLTVFPGLAIFLTVMAFNFVGDGLRDAFDSRSAKAV
- a CDS encoding ABC transporter permease; this encodes MTRFIVNRIAQIIPLLVLLSVFIFTMMHLAPGSPESFYLTDHYTEEQAEAVREKLGLNEPPVRQYLTWLGAAIRGDFGQTFSYGVSVTEVILSRLWPTLQLQLLALTVSVVIAVPAGVVSALRRNSRLDHSITTATLFGLSMPDFWFALLLMLTFSVHLGWLPAFGTGSEGLFAAPLNLVMPVAVLGLSAVPWYARVVRSSMLDSLAEDYILTAAAKGLTPSRITIHHALRIAILPLVTVIGLSMARVLSGVIVVETIFVWPGLGQLAWEAVIRQDYPVILGLTIFTAAFVMIFSLIVDILYTYIDPRIRYV
- a CDS encoding ATP-binding cassette domain-containing protein → MRKGLFGRPEAMIQAVTDVSFSIYPGQTLGLVGESGSGKSTTALCVTRLLDVTSGSIVFDGQELADLSRRSMRPIRRNMQIVFQDPYSSLDPRMTVKEIIAEPLRVYGSYGRRGQGERRVHELLEKVGMNAADAARFPHEFSGGQRQRISIARALALEPRLLVLDEPVSALDVSVQAQVTNLLGDLQEAMGLAYLFIAHDLAVVHHVSDWIAVMYLGRIVEYGTVDQVFSQPTHPYTQALLSAIPSADPTKADDRDERIILTGEIPDPADPPSGCRFRTRCWKAEPTCAEVSPELVDTLGVGHPSACHFPELQASGAHR